One Scyliorhinus canicula chromosome 9, sScyCan1.1, whole genome shotgun sequence DNA segment encodes these proteins:
- the LOC119971150 gene encoding tripartite motif-containing protein 16-like yields the protein MAASQQFSFEEELCCAICLELFTDPVTIPCGHNFCMECIKSYWDKEVHMKSDSCPNCRASFPHKPHLCKNIALCEVVGKISKPAKMAPRESCLDPDDAECDFCIDQKVKATKSCLVCMASFCDMHIRPHHVNAALSHHKLVDAVKSMENRLCKRHNRPLELFCRTDETFICCVCIAQEHEEHISVTIDEERAKQQKKLAGKETTLEKHVEMTENEIGDLRKQTDLIKNSAITVQKGIAAKFKELVQDIENANIKVDEFIEKEKQTALIKSEDAITKKEQKCVELRMKKLQMGELSGINDDIKFLQEVKALNNEREKASTQVTCDMDISLDDLRTIVNSLKEQLKSKCTQIVESLDAEVAGLRQFWPKLPEPQNRMELLMYARQLTFDSKTAHKCLSLTEGNRKATNIWPEEVYEVGHSERFDCCWQVLCVEQLDKGAHYWEVEISEGSCLGVTYKTIKRKGPVNSCFVGKNDHSWGIQLYRSHCSAWHNNAEVRIKSEHYEQIGVYLNCSNGSLSFYGVTDTMTLIHKFQAVFTEPLYPAFRLINSQSFCYLSD from the coding sequence ATGGCTGCGTCTCAGCAGTTTAGCTTTGAGGAGGAACTTTGCTGTGCCATCTGTTTGGAGTTGTTCACAGATCCTGTTACAATCCCCTGTGGGCACAATTTCTGCATGGAATGCATAAAGAGCTATTGGGATAAAGAAGTACACATGAAGTCAGACAGCTGCCCGAACTGCCGCGCCAGCTTCCCTCACAAGCCTCACCTTTGCAAAAACATTGCCCTGTGTGAAGTGGTTGGGAAGATTTCCAAGCCTGCGAAGATGGCACCTCGAGAGTCTTGCCTTGACCCAGATGACGCTGAGTGCGATTTTTGTATTGATCAGAAGGTTAAGGCTACTAAGTCCTGTTTGGTGTGCATGGCTTCATTCTGTGATATGCACATCAGGCCTCATCACGTAAATGCAGCGCTGAGCCATCACAAGCTGGTCGATGCAGTCAAAAGCATGGAGAACCGACTGTGCAAACGACACAACAGGCCGCTGGAACTGTTCTGTCGAACAGACGAGACTTTTATCTGTTGCGTGTGTATCGCCCAAGAACATGAAGAGCACATATCTGTGACTATAGACGAAGAGAGAGCGAAGCAGCAGAAAAAACTGGCAGGTAAAGAGACAACATTGGAAAAACATGTAGAAATGACTGAGAATGAGATTGGAGACTTAAGAAAGCAGACCGATTTGATTAAAAACTCTGCAATCACAGTGCAAAAAGGCATTGCTGCGAAGTTTAAGGAATTGGTCCAAGACATTGAGAACGCAAATATCAAAGTGGATGAATTTatagagaaagagaaacagacaGCATTAATTAAGTCTGAAGATGCCATTACCAAAAAGGAGCAGAAATGTGTTGAATTAAGGATGAAGAAGCTTCAGATGGGAGAGCTTTCTGGCATTAATGACGATATCAAATTCCTACAGGAGGTTAAAGCACTAAACAATGAGCGCGAAAAGGCCTCAACCCAGGTCACCTGTGACATGGATATTAGTTTGGATGATTTAAGGACGATTGTCAATAGCCTCAAGGAACAACTAAAGAGTAAATGTACTCAAATTGTAGAAAGCCTCGACGCTGAAGTAGCAGGATTGAGGCAGTTTTGGCCAAAGTTGCCAGAACCCCAGAACCGGATGGAGCTTCTCATGTACGCCCGTCAGCTGACCTTTGACTCAAAGACGGCGCACAAGTGCCTCTCGCTAACCGAGGGCAACCGCAAAGCGACAAATATCTGGCCAGAGGAGGTTTATGAAGTTGGCCACTCGGAGCGGTTTGACTGTTGCTGGCAAGTTCTTTGTGTAGAACAATTGGATAAAGGCGCCCATTATTGGGAAGTTGAAATCAGTGAAGGTAGCTGCCTGGGTGTGACGTACAAAACCATAAAGAGGAAAGGACCAGTCAATTCCTGCTTCGTCGGGAAGAATGATCATTCTTGGGGTATACAGTTGTACAGAAGCCATTGCTCAGCGTGGCACAATAATGCAGAAGTCAGAATTAAATCGGAGCATTATGAACAAATTGGTGTGTACCTAAACTGTTCTAATGGAAGTCTCTCATTTTATGGTGTCACTGATACAATGACATTAATACACAAATTCCAGGCGGTATTCACTGAGCCTCTGTACCCAGCTTTCAGACTTATAAATAGCCagtcattttgttatctttctgaCTAA